A single genomic interval of Ramlibacter pinisoli harbors:
- a CDS encoding DNA polymerase III subunit chi, producing MTEVAFHFNAPDKVGYACRLLRKAWSTGARVVVTGASDLLKDLDVALWTFAPLEFVPHCLGATQGERVQARTPIVLSEAPRAAPHQQVLVNLGGAVPDGFERFERLIEVVTHDQQDRALARQRWKHYADRGYAIVRHDLAEAR from the coding sequence ATGACCGAGGTCGCGTTCCACTTCAACGCCCCCGACAAGGTCGGCTATGCGTGCCGCCTGCTGCGCAAGGCCTGGAGTACGGGGGCGCGGGTGGTGGTCACCGGCGCGTCCGACCTGCTGAAAGACCTCGACGTGGCGCTCTGGACGTTCGCGCCGCTGGAATTCGTGCCGCACTGCCTCGGCGCGACCCAGGGCGAACGGGTGCAGGCACGCACCCCGATCGTGCTGTCCGAGGCGCCGCGGGCGGCGCCCCACCAGCAGGTCCTGGTGAACCTCGGGGGGGCCGTTCCCGACGGCTTCGAACGGTTCGAGCGCCTGATCGAGGTGGTCACGCACGACCAGCAGGACCGCGCCCTGGCGCGCCAGCGCTGGAAGCACTATGCCGACCGCGGCTACGCGATCGTGCGGCACGACCTGGCCGAGGCCCGCTGA
- a CDS encoding leucyl aminopeptidase — MDFELKTLDLAEAARQKCDALVVLVAEGFKPGSDPVSRLAGTALKAGDLETKPGKLLQAYRAEGVTAPRLILAGAGDGSARRVQSAVQAAVSALRAKGIKRIVVCLAPAADEFAVRAAVLAAADASYVYVATKSKAEGRALERVTLAVADATTVRVAFDSARATAAGVEAARELGNLPPNVATPTRLGEEARKLAKAHGFQCEVLGPKEVARLGMGSFMAVAQGSSQPLRFIVLKYVGAPASQAPVVLVGKGITFDSGGISIKPAPEMDEMKFDMCGAASVLGVFRALGELRPAINVVGLVPTCENLPDGGSFKPGDVVTSMSGQTIEVLNTDAEGRLVLCDALTYAERFKPAAVVDVATLTGACVIALGAIRSGLFASDDGLARALQEAGDAALDLCWRMPLDDEYGEGLKTNFADVANVAGRQGGAITAAKFLQRFAAKYPWAHLDIAGTAWKGGPSKGATGRPVPLLVQYLLSQAGPATGKARAARRKAAA; from the coding sequence ATGGACTTCGAACTCAAGACCCTGGACCTGGCCGAGGCGGCCCGCCAGAAATGCGATGCCTTGGTGGTGCTGGTGGCCGAAGGGTTCAAGCCCGGCTCCGATCCCGTGTCGCGGCTGGCCGGCACCGCCCTGAAGGCCGGCGATCTCGAGACCAAGCCGGGCAAGCTGCTGCAGGCCTACCGGGCCGAGGGCGTCACGGCCCCGCGACTGATCCTGGCGGGCGCCGGCGATGGCTCTGCGCGCCGCGTGCAATCGGCGGTCCAGGCTGCCGTCTCCGCCTTGCGCGCCAAGGGCATCAAGCGAATCGTCGTCTGCCTGGCGCCAGCCGCGGACGAGTTCGCGGTGCGGGCCGCGGTGCTGGCTGCCGCCGATGCCAGCTACGTCTACGTCGCCACCAAGTCCAAGGCGGAAGGCCGTGCGCTCGAGCGCGTCACGCTGGCCGTCGCCGATGCCACGACCGTGCGGGTCGCCTTTGATTCCGCCCGCGCCACGGCCGCCGGCGTCGAGGCCGCGCGTGAACTGGGCAACCTGCCGCCCAACGTGGCCACCCCGACGCGCCTGGGCGAGGAGGCGCGCAAGCTGGCCAAGGCCCATGGCTTCCAGTGCGAGGTGCTGGGTCCGAAGGAAGTGGCCCGCCTCGGCATGGGATCCTTCATGGCGGTCGCGCAGGGCTCCAGCCAGCCGCTGCGCTTCATCGTGCTGAAGTACGTCGGCGCACCGGCGTCGCAGGCGCCCGTCGTCCTGGTCGGCAAGGGCATCACCTTCGACAGCGGCGGCATCTCCATCAAGCCGGCGCCCGAGATGGACGAGATGAAGTTCGACATGTGCGGTGCGGCCAGCGTGCTCGGCGTGTTCCGCGCCCTGGGCGAGCTGCGCCCGGCGATCAATGTCGTTGGGCTGGTGCCCACCTGCGAGAACCTCCCGGACGGCGGCTCGTTCAAGCCGGGCGACGTGGTCACCAGCATGAGCGGCCAGACCATCGAGGTCCTGAACACCGACGCCGAGGGACGCCTCGTCCTGTGCGATGCGCTGACCTATGCCGAACGGTTCAAGCCGGCCGCCGTGGTCGACGTCGCCACCCTGACCGGCGCCTGCGTCATCGCGCTCGGCGCGATCCGCAGCGGGCTGTTCGCCAGCGACGACGGGCTGGCCCGCGCGCTGCAGGAAGCCGGCGACGCGGCGCTGGACCTGTGCTGGCGCATGCCCCTGGACGACGAGTACGGCGAGGGCCTGAAGACCAATTTCGCCGACGTCGCCAACGTTGCCGGCCGCCAGGGGGGGGCCATCACCGCCGCCAAGTTCCTGCAGCGGTTCGCCGCCAAGTACCCGTGGGCCCACCTGGACATCGCGGGCACGGCGTGGAAGGGCGGGCCATCGAAGGGGGCTACCGGCCGGCCGGTGCCGCTGCTGGTCCAGTACCTGCTGTCGCAAGCCGGTCCGGCGACTGGCAAGGCACGTGCGGCCCGTCGCAAGGCCGCCGCGTGA
- the lptF gene encoding LPS export ABC transporter permease LptF, whose amino-acid sequence MLFHSSLRKELARSFGATLVVLVTIVMTMTLIRTLGQANRGSVNPQEVMMVMGYTVLGYLPPILTLCLFVAIVGTLSRMYTDSEMVIWFSAGRGLSSLVRPLFGFAWPVLAGVAVLALVIWPWANQQTQELKDRYGSRGDLERVAPGQFQESASGTRVFFLDKDTPDNKSGKNIFISAVEHGKQSITTARTGRVVTEGDAQFLLLSNGQRLENTLDGRQLKVSVFDELGNRVGSGDLGPQDDAPAKTLSTYALMADPTRLNLGELAWRLGLALAAFNFVVIAITVSSVNPRAGRSGNLVFALFAFIVYYNLLNLGQSWISGGRTSFAVFMVALHGGTMLVAATWLGKQHNNWSLPRLRLGRRAPGATA is encoded by the coding sequence ATGTTATTCCATTCCTCCCTGCGCAAAGAGCTGGCCCGCAGCTTCGGCGCGACCCTCGTGGTGCTCGTCACCATCGTCATGACCATGACCCTGATCCGAACGCTCGGACAGGCGAACCGGGGCAGCGTCAACCCGCAGGAAGTGATGATGGTCATGGGCTACACGGTCCTGGGCTACCTGCCTCCCATCCTGACGCTGTGCCTGTTCGTCGCCATCGTCGGCACGCTGTCGCGCATGTACACCGACAGCGAGATGGTCATCTGGTTCTCGGCCGGTCGCGGCCTGTCGTCGCTGGTGCGTCCGCTGTTCGGATTCGCCTGGCCGGTCCTCGCCGGGGTGGCGGTGCTGGCGCTCGTGATCTGGCCCTGGGCCAACCAGCAGACGCAGGAATTGAAGGACCGCTACGGCAGCCGGGGCGACCTCGAGCGGGTGGCGCCCGGCCAGTTCCAGGAATCGGCCAGCGGCACCCGGGTGTTCTTCCTGGACAAGGACACGCCGGACAACAAGTCCGGCAAGAACATCTTCATCTCGGCCGTCGAGCACGGCAAGCAGAGCATCACCACGGCCCGCACGGGCCGCGTGGTCACCGAAGGCGACGCCCAGTTCCTGCTGCTGTCGAACGGGCAGCGGCTGGAGAACACGCTGGACGGCCGCCAGCTCAAGGTGAGCGTATTCGACGAGCTGGGCAACCGGGTGGGTTCCGGCGACCTGGGGCCGCAAGACGATGCCCCGGCCAAGACCTTGTCGACCTACGCGCTCATGGCCGACCCGACGCGCCTGAACCTCGGTGAGCTGGCCTGGCGGCTCGGCCTGGCCCTGGCCGCGTTCAATTTCGTCGTCATCGCGATCACGGTCTCCAGCGTCAATCCGCGGGCGGGCCGCAGCGGCAACCTCGTGTTCGCGCTGTTCGCGTTCATCGTCTACTACAACCTCCTGAACCTCGGGCAGAGCTGGATCAGCGGGGGGCGCACGAGTTTCGCGGTCTTCATGGTGGCGCTCCACGGCGGGACGATGCTGGTGGCCGCCACCTGGCTGGGCAAGCAGCACAACAACTGGTCCCTGCCACGCCTGCGGCTGGGCCGCCGGGCACCGGGAGCCACGGCATGA